The nucleotide sequence TGCTTTCCTTGTGCATACAAGGTCCCTAGAGATACTGGGCTCAAACTTAGAGAATGCACACAGTCTCAgagtaaacacacacatactagTTACTAGAAGTCACTTCTTTTTCTCATAGAGTCCTTGTGAAGTTCCCTTAGGTGTAACCATCTGCCAGACTACAAGTGTCAGTTTCCTTGAGGAATCCTGAAGCAGCCTTCCTTTGTTGTTCTAGTCTGCCTTATCCCCATACACAGATGCTTCTATCAGCCACTGCTGCTCCAGGGACACTGCTACTAGCTTCCATGAATCATGCTACCAATGCTCATGGGAGCCCCAGATCTTCTCACCTTTCAAAGTTCACAGTAACATATCTTGGTGTCTGTGTGTACTGCTATTCAAGAAGAGACTGTAGGGAAGAagaacacactcagaagaagcaGAGTTGACACCAAAAAAGATGACAAGAGGCAGCAGGATACCAAAGTATCACGGAAAGCAAAAACACTGGACTGAAGgtaatgaaattaaattaaatggagGTAAATGTAAAACCTTGCACAtgagttttaaaaaatgcaagATGGGAGAGGCATAGGTAAACAACAagttaatctgaaaaaaaatctaagcattTTAGTAGACTGCAAACATAGTATGTGTCAATAGAATCATACAGAAGACCTGAACTCTGGTGATTTGTGTatttaatagaatcatagatctagaatggGAATGAATCTGAGAAGTCATTGAGTTGAgccttctaattttacagatgaggaaactaaggccgccaaaaaggaagtgacttatccaaggcccCATCATTAGTAAACAGCAAAGTAAGATTTAAACTCCATATGCTGTGCTCCTAAAGGATGTCTCATTGTCCCTGGTACACCAAGCTACACTGAACAATATAGCTACTACCAGTATGTCCCTCTGTATCCTGCCCTGGTCAAGCCACATCTCTTGTATTGTGTGATTAATTCTAGAAGTTACTTTGTAGAAAGGACGCAGATATTCTTgagagtgtccagaagaggaCGACAATGATAATGAAGTGTCTTAAATCCATACCATAAGAAGAAGGAACTTGAGACAGTTAGGCAGGAAAAAGATGTGGATGGAGGAGTAGGGTATGAAAGCTAGCTTCCTGTATCTGAAGGACTATGATGTGGAAGTGGAATTATTTAGACTTGTGCTATTTGTTCctagagggaagaactagaaacaatttATGGAAGTTCCAGAGGCTAGTTGAGGCTCGAAAGGAGGAAAAACTTATAAAGCTATCCAAAATTGGAATGCATTGCCTCAAGAGGTGGTGGCTTCCTCCTGGctcaccccttcccctcccaataCTTTTAACAAGGGccgaataagcagttttcagatattaagcaatcaaccagcatttatcaagcacctactatatactaggtACCATGCTAAtttctggggatacaatgaaaaaaataaaacatccagAAGGTACAATTGATAGAGCACCAAacctggagttggaaagatctggtgtcaaatccagtctcaaatactTAGTAGCCATAtgattctggtcaagtcactttacctctgcctcagttacttcatctgtaaaatatggataataataggacctactctcagggttattctgaggatcaaatattcaataattgtaaagcatttagcacagtgcctgacacatagcaaatgctttataaatgttaattatcattATAATCTCTGACCACAAGGTATTACATTTTTGGGAGGGacacatgttcacagataagtaagaattagaatatgtataaaataaattcgGAGATTTGGATGTGGTGTATAGGTAACAACTGGGCAAAGCAGAAAAGAGCTAGTTTTGAAGATGATTAATTTGAATTTAGTCTCGAAGGTGAGGATGGTCCCATTGCTTTTTAACTTTAAATTCAGCTTGCTCACCTCCTGAAATGCATGCTGATGTTTTTGGTAGGTtgtaaaaattattattgttatcatcatcatcatcatcatcatcatcatcatcattattattactattattatagcGGTGATGAAGTTGATATGTAGCTGAGGTGGCACAATATGTTGACATACTCAGTTTCTTCTCTGATAATATTTTCCTGTTTGTACATTCTCAGTGATCTCTCCTACATAATATCCACTTTCATGTGGCCTTCACGTATGTGATGGTCAAGTCTGGGTGAACCTGATTTCAGGGGATGAAAAATCTATTCTTCATGTTGAATTTAGGACCAAAAATGTGTAAAAACACTGCTTTTGCTGGCCTGCTAAgaaattcagtttaatttaacGTGCATGCATTAAATGGTGACTTTATGCCAGACAATGACAGGTTCTGATGACGCAAAATGAAAGTGAGCAACATTTcctacctgtcctcaaggagtttacatccatCGTCCTGTGGGAAAAAATGTGGGCATCAAAAAGTAAACACAAAGTCGATGTATATGTAGCACAATTCCAGCTCCTGCCTCGAATTTAATGTACAATTTTAGTATTGTGTAAGGGACAGCCTTTATTTTACCCACTACAGAAACTGCATAAGACAAGAAGGACTCCTGGGAGACATAAAACACTGAAATTAACTAGGTGATTTATAGACTTCCCAAGGTATAGGCACGTTCTTACCCAGGGGAGAGGGAACTGCCTGTTCTTACTATTGCCCCTGACCCATTAGAGTACAAGCTTGTTGAGAAcaagcagtattttttctttttctttgtgttccccaGAGCTCATCCCAGTACCTAATACAtagtaaaatattaataattctttattgattgattgagttttGGGGTAGCTGAACCCTACTCAGAAATGAAAACTAATTTTGAGAAAGTGccacttgaactgagccttgaaagtaTCTCCATGTTCCAAGGGATGGAATAAAAACCTCAGGAATATGGCATATCTGAAATTAAGGAGAGACCTTTCAAATACTTAGACTAATAAAAACTGACCCTTGGGAGTTTTGAATACAGTCCATTTTCTAACCCTGTAACTCTGAGTGAGTCATATTCCTCTCTGATTCccagtttgttttctttaatatgaGGGGCTGGACTATAAATTATTGGTGACTAGCATTATTTCTAGGTACAGAGACTCCAGCATAGGCTACATCTAGTCCTTGATCAGTGCTGAAGGTCTCAGCCTGGGATCAGACTGGTGAGTCATctggttttattttatgcaaaagCAACTTGGGATACAGTTAAGAAAGGCGGGACTTGGAGCCAAGAAAGTCAAGCAAAAAGtctcatttgttcattttttcttaagattttgtttttaaataactaaAATCATCTCgtaacataagctccttgagaatagtaactatttccttttgttctttgcatccccaacaccTTGCAtgtagaaaatgtttaataaatgtttattgaatcaaagagattaaaaaagaacaactgtctataatatcttatttttttttcatatgttggcatttattatttaagttcaagaacaggttgtgaaaggggtgggtgtgggagggcctagaggagagggagggaagagacagggagaccagagtctctcctctgtgtctgctctagacggggttgatcctgatttctgagccttggtccaggGCACACAACGAAGCACGCGATTAAGATGAGGTTGGAGGGTACAGGTTTAGGAAAACACGGCGTGGGTGGGGGTGGCCAGAATTACACATCcaaccagaggtgggggctgggattctccttggatcagcagcacggcttctttttaggaattgaagcatagtgataagttccatcccacttatttcagctcttataaaaTATTCTTGTAGTTAAAAGTCTGAGCTAGAGAATTCTTTCATCgcctctctaacttcttgtactttgcttctagtttctttgaatatgcatccaatttgtaagctgcctgctcaagagctgctacttgctcctcaattagagtgatctgatccagataaggctgaagtgctgcatatttctggtttaagtcctttaggtttctacttatgtttactgcaatatctttcatttctagatacttcaagctagtcagtttgttcatattttccagaagtttatagtcttcactggtAGCTGTGAGCTCGCCTGTCAGGTAcgtggccattttggagaacatgtcctggcacagccccgtGATGTCCGCCTCGGTGGGCTCCGTGGCCTCCTCCGCTGTCTCCACCACGGCATCGTCTAGGCcggggaagggaggtaggagaaaggatggagggaaggatgggatggcgaaggaaggggggaagggagggggagggaggggaagggagaggggcaagagtggaaggaaagggagaaaaggggctATAATATCTTATTTGTAAGAGATTCTTCCCAGTCTTGATTTTGTCCAAAATTAAGGTCTTCAAATGACTTCTCATATTCAAGCTCAATAATAAGAATTtgtccctgatttttttttttgcagggaggaaggcagggcaattggggttaagtgacttacccaaggtcacacagctagtaagtgtgtcaagtgtctgaggtcacatttgaacttaggtcctcctgacttcagcaCCAGTACTtcactcattgtgccacctagctgccccctgtctctgatttttaagatgaagaaggaaccatagacaatcaAGAGCTACCTGAGACACTCTTCCTTCAAAAATCTGTAGTCATTCTAGTTTAATAAAGGAACAGTAAGAAGCAGTGCCTTCGGACAGACTTCCACAGTATTCCACAGCAATCTTGAAACACTATGAGAAGTGGTTTTTCCactaaaaatgaacatttatccTGAACCATGTCCTAATCAGGTAACCATTTAGTTATATGCATAGTAAAGAATAAGTACTAAAGTAACATCTACAGTTGTTGACCTTTGAAGTAAGAGGCTCTCTAGAGATTCATTATAATTGCAGAGGACTTAGCCTTTCTAATGGCTCCTGGGATAAGTAATCATTGCTTTTTTTATACTTTCAATGCTTATTCTTCTGCTTTTCATTTCTATGGGATATTATATTGATATAAGAGCCAAATCTACTTTATTTGAGATAAAATGCTTTCCACCTACATACTTGTattgataaattaataaatggtGATGAATTTTTAGACCCATTATAAATTATAATGtctcatttggttttcttggctATACATCCTCTAGTATATGAAAAtacatctgtctctctatctatatctatacatacacacaaataacaaatacacatatatgcatatacatatgtaagtatagatatacatgcatattacTGACATACAGGCCAATATGTGTACACacgtgtattttttttcctggagacaCACTCAAAACACATATACCTCCATACATAgtcatatgtgtctatatatgttaTTGTATGCTCACACAACTAtatcagatatatacatatatatgcgtgtatctATGCATTGCATGACTATGAACATATGAGtatataagggcagctagatggcttagttTATAGAGTattaagcctggagtcaggaagactcatcttcctgattacaaATCTGGACTCatacactagccatgtgaccctggtcatgtcacttaaccctgtttgctcccACTGCAtcgataaaatgagctggagaaggaaatggcaaaccactccaagaaaacctcaaaaatggagtcatggagagtgaCAAGACATAAATAAGTCAACTACGACAACAAAAGTAattcattaaattaaataaacGAAGTAAGGTCATAGAATTAATTACTCTATCCAGAATAACTTGCCATTGGGAACTGATTAGCCTATAGATATAATTGAGTTTAACTTTAAACATGATCGTATTTCAGATGATTATATTtgattttaagtaaaatatgagCTATGGAAATATATTAATTCTTTTAGTTTGATAACCATCTATATGCGCCTTCATTTCTcactccaaaaacaaaaataaaactctttgaaataaaatatgaaactgGTCAACTAGCAAAATTCAAACAGGAAAATGCACACGTAAATACTGATCTAAGTCATGGATAATTCATTGCAGGAAaagttgccaggctgcatctccacagcTGTTCCTTCCCAGGATGATATGTTTGAGAAGTAGGATCTAAGCTTTTCTGTTCAATGTATTTaattttgtatcataaaaagtcatatttttttctccttttgactGGCCCTAAAATTCCTACTTTCATCAGAgttgtttacaaatattattaatttGTGTTTGTACAATATTGTCAGTACCATATTGTGTTGTATAAGACATCTATTTTGTAACACATATTTTATTGATATGATAGAAACATTTGTTATCAAAACAAGTAATTTAGTATTATTCTCATACATTgaataaaaatagttaaaatatacattttagcATATCTGGAATTATCATTTTCCTCAAAACTAGATATtagaaaatggcagagccaaTAGTGGCAGAAAGATT is from Trichosurus vulpecula isolate mTriVul1 chromosome 7, mTriVul1.pri, whole genome shotgun sequence and encodes:
- the LOC118858220 gene encoding biogenesis of lysosome-related organelles complex 1 subunit 2 — its product is MFSKMATYLTGELTATSEDYKLLENMNKLTSLKYLEMKDIAVNISRNLKDLNQKYAALQPYLDQITLIEEQVAALEQAAYKLDAYSKKLEAKYKKLERR